One Marinobacter sp. es.048 genomic window, CCCCAGTAACGACATTGGCGCCAGATGAGTAGGTAATGTCGCCGGTTTCTGCAAAGCCACTATCAACGAAGCCGATACGCATACGCTCTGATCGATCGTAGATGGCCTGAGCCCGGTTAATGTTCAGGCGACCGGGTGTGGTCTCAGAAGAATCATCCCAGATTCTTTGGTCAATAAGCCTCGGGTCATTGTAAACCTGATCGCCAACCGCGCTTCCGCGTACAGTAGATGGTACCGGAATTTCTTTGACCGGCTTGATGTTCTCTATTTTTCGGGCGATCTCAATGTCACCAATGGTGGCATCGTTCTCCAGTCGCTCTATGGTTTCCTCAACCTCATCTCCGGATACGACAAGACGCTTCCAACGATATTCCAAAGTATCACCTTGAGTTGAGCCTTCCTCGCTACCAATAACCTTGTAGACAATGATGGCTTTTTCGCTGTCCGAAGATTCCGGAACAGATTTCATGGGAGTTGGCTCATCAGCAAGGGCCAGACAGTGAGCGCTGACGAAAAACGCTGCTGCGAGTACATTCTTGATCGACATAGCCGCTCCTTAAAGACCGGTCAGGGGGGTCAGAATTTCGAATCCGGCAACGTAGTACACTTGCCCTGTTTCTGGATCAGTTTTCAGCATTGAGTCTGCGAAGTAACGGCTGAAACGAGCCTGGGACTCAACATATTCAAGACCGGAATTGGGCAGAGTCGACATCACAGCACTCGATGTAGCGTCCAATTTACGAATCATCCCGTAACCGTAGTCGTCGTGACTAGCCACCTCAGAAAGCGCGGTGTTGAGATAGCTTTGAAGAGCGCTCTCGCCAATGATGCCAGCCTGGTAGTCATCATAAGCCTGGGAAAGCTGCTTGAAACTCGATCGAGCCGATGCGTATGTGGGCTGACCCGTTGCATCGAAATCATCAATTAATTCGTCCCGCTGGGCCGGGGTCAGATCTTCACGCAGATACCCAAGGTCGATCAGGTATTCGTAGACCTTTCTGTCTTCCGACAGGGCGAGAATCTCGTCAGCATTTTGCTGGATATTAAAAGCCCGGGACTCGACTGCCTGTGCAGACGTATTGATGCCCATGATTTCATAGCGTTGGATCAGAGTGTCATTACCCTTTGACATATACACGTCGTAAGTGCCCAGAACCGGCTGCTCTAATTCGGAAGCAACGATAGAGATATCGGAACCAGTGAAAGATAGAGTAAAGCTTTCACTGGGCTGAACCGGCTCGATTCTATCGATGGTGTTGCGAGCAGGGACACTGTCAGTTGTGTCCTCCGCGATAGAAAATTCAACTTTTTCGTTAATACGGACAGTCTGCGGTTTGTCACTGCCACTGCCACTGCCACCGCCACCGCCACAACCTGTGGCGAAAAGCGCTACTGCTATGCATGATGCAAACGCTTTGCTAGATCTCATTCAATTTCCTTATTTTGCGAACTCTTCATCTGCTAATGCTTTTTGGTAACTTTTTTGTTCAGCAACTTTTTAATTAACGCCATTGGAGGCATCTACGAGGGGGTTCCCAGTGGGGCTATTTCGAGAATTGGTTTTGTATGCCTTGACTAATTCCCCGTTGGTATCGAAGCGGACAATGGTTGTTTCGTTCGTATTTCCACCAAAATGACGGATTTCTGTATACGGGTAGGACCAAATTTCTTGGCCATTGCTCTCATTGATTTCGGGCGGGAATCCCAGAATTTGCTCAACTTCAGCCGAAGTCATGCCAGACTGCAGGCGATCCAGATCTTGATCGGACACTTTCACTCCGTTCGTATACGGCTGGAACAACCCACCTACGGCATTGCCAACACCTTCCGCAACGGCCCCAACCCCCTCCTTTACACCTTCTGCGGCATTCGAAAATGCGCTCTGGTTTCCACCAGAGGTTGCACAACCAGAGAGCGCAATAGAAGCCAAAACGACCGCGCAAAAAAGCTTTACGTGTTTCTCATTCACTTTGAGATCCTTTTATTTGGTTCCATGAAAAAAACCCAGCAAAGAGGAGCCGGGCTAAGAATAGGAACCTATCACTTCCCTCCCTAAGAAGCTGTACAGTGTTTAGTCAAATGGACCAAAAAAACTCCGTTTAACAACCTTTTACACATATCATGATCATAACCCCCTCTTTGACTGATGTTGCTCGCACAGAGAACCGTTCTTTTGAATTGCAGGCCAAAACGCACAGATCACTCTTGAACAAAATGGCCCGGATACCTTCTACAATCTACAACTATCGGAAGCTCGACGACGGAAAAGGGAGTACTGGAATGAAGGCGATTATCGGCGCTGCAGGTCGAATTCTTCCACTCGTGAATACAACCGCAAATACCACGTATACGGACAAGGGCTCGCTCAATACCTGTACTGACAACAGAGGCAACAACCATAGTTCGGCAACCAGACCTACGTGACATGGCACAGAGGCCGAAACCGATGCAGCAGGTCATGGAACCCGGCAAAGTAATGAGTCCAGGCGCTGCTAGCCGATTTACCGGACACGCTTGAGTCTGGAATTACGCCGTAGAATGGCCAAGCTAGTAAGACATCTATGCATGCATAGTATGTGGCAAGGGCCTATTAATCGGCCAGATACAAGGGTAACAATCTGTTGTGAGACCTGAGGATGAAGGGCTTAACTGATGAGTTATTGCTCCCGGGGTTGGAGCAAGAAAGATATGCACGAGAGCGAGGCAATTCGCAAACACTACCGTCTGGTGGTGCCACCGAAGCGGGCTCGATCCACGCTGACGTGCATCAACCAGTGCAAAGCCGAGTCGTAAGGTTCTCAAAATATGAGTATCGGAAGGGATAGGATCGAGGTTTTTGGTGCCCAGGAAGGGCCGTTTCAGGCCTCGAAAAGTTTTCTCAGAATTTTCTCGGTGCAGAATGCAACTATTTTGGTGTGCTGCAAACCGTTGGAATTACTGGGGAAAATTGGAGGCGCGGGTCGGAATCGAACCGGCGTACACGGAGTTGCAGTCCGCTGCATAACCACTCTGCCACCGCGCCGGAAAAGATCGAAGGGATCAGATCTTTGTGCTCTCAGGTGGGCATTGAGAGACTTGATATTGGAGCGGGAAACGAGATTCGAACTCGCGACCCCAACCTTGGCAAGGTTGTGCTCTACCAACTGAGCTATTCCCGCTCTTTGTTTCCGGGGCATTGCCTCGTCAACGGCTGGGTATTCTACGGATTACGCTTCTGCCGTCAATACTTTTTTTCAAGTTTATGTTTTATAGGGATTTGTTGGTTAAATAATGTTCGGGTCGGTATAATGCACATAACTCAACGGGGTGCCCGGTTTATTCATCAGGGGCTGAGACCATACCCGCGGAACCTGATCCGGCTCGTACCGGCGAAGGGATTGAGTGCTCACCGTACCGGTGACGCCGCGGCATGGTTCCCTGACCGACATAAGGACTCGAACCATGCCAAAGCTTATCCTCTTCCTGCTGGCGGGCGTTGCCCTGCCCCTCCTCGCGCATGCACAGGGCAACGAGACTCTGACCGTCTACACGCACCCATCCTTCGCGGCCGAATGGGGGCCTGGTCCGGGCGTTAAGGCGGCCTTCGAGCAACAGTGTGACTGCACTCTCGACTATGTAGTGCTGGAAAGCGGAGGTGACATACTTCAGAGGCTCCGTCTGGAAGGCAGTTCTACCGGGGCGGACGTTGTTCTTGGGCTGGATACGGGCACCATGGAGACCGCTCGCCAGACCGGTTTGCTTACCCCCCATAAAATCGGGCTTGATGCGCTCGATCTGCCGGTGGACTGGGACGACTCGCTTTTCGTTCCATATGACTGGGGCTACTTTGCCTTCGTCTACGATACCGAACAGCTGCCCAACCCGCCGGAAAGCCTGGAAGAACTGGTCAATTCGCCGGACGACGTCCAGATCATTATCCAGGACCCGCGCACAAGCACCCCGGGTCTCGGCCTGTTGCTCTGGATGAAAGCGGTCTACGGCGACCAGGCCGGCGAGAAATGGCAGGCGCTGAGCGACAACATCCTGACGACCACCAAGAGCTGGAGTGACGGCTACTTTTCGCTGTTTATGAACGGGGAGGCACCCATGATCCTCTCCTACTCAACTTCGCCCGCCTATCACATGGCCATCGATAAGACCGACCGGTATCAGGCGGCACAATTCAAGGAAGGTCATTATCTGCAGGTGGAAGTGGCTGCGCTGGTGGAACCCTCTGATCAGAAAGCGCTCGCGCGGGAGTTCCTTCAATTTATCCTGACACCGGACTTTCAGCGTCATATTCCGCTCAAGAATGTGATGTACCCGGCCATTGATCTCGGCGATGAGTTACCTGCGGTGTTTGATCGATTGATTCAGCCAGAGGCAACCCTGTTTATTGATCCGGCCGAGGTGGCCGAGCAACGCAAAGCCTGGCTCGATGAATGGCTCAACGCCATGATTCCGTGATGCAACGATCCTTATCGGCGCCACTCAGTCGCCCTGCCTGGCAGGTCGTGCCAGGCCTGATTATCGCGCTTGTTCTGCTGGCACTGACCCTGGCCGGTCTGGCGGCGCTGGTGTGGCGGGCTCCCTTGCCTGCGGTGTCCGAGCTCTGGGAGAATCGATACCTGGCCAACGTTATTCGATTCACTGTCTGGCAGGCCACGCTCTCGACCGTCATAAGCCTGAGCCTGGGGCTGGCAATCGCGCTGGCTCTGGTCCGGCAACCTCGGTTTCCGGGCCGTAGCCTGCTGTTGCGTATCATGGAACTGAGCCTGGTTTTGCCAACCATCGTGGCAGTATCGGGCCTGATTGGTATTTATGGCCGCCAGGGCTGGCTGACCACTCTGGTGGGCGACTGGACGTCCGCTAGCTGGAATCTTTACGGGCTGAAAGGGATCTTACTGGCACACGTCTTTTTTAATGCGCCACTGGCCGGCCGCATTCTGCTTCAGGCACTGGAATCAGTGCCGTCGACTCAGCGGCGCGTGGCCAGCCAACTGGGTCTCAGAGGCTGGTGGCTATGGCGAACGCTGGATTGGCCCGCGGTACGAAGCGTGTTACCAGCACTCTGTGCCCTTGTATTTACCCTGTGTTTTACCAGCTTCGCCATTGTTATGACGCTCGGAGGTGGGCCGGCATCCACCACACTTGAAGTGGCCATATACCAATCCCTCCGTTTCGAGTTCGATTTTGGCCGTGCCGCCCAGCTCGCCATGGTGCAATTGTCAATCTGTGGGGCACTTTGGTTACTTGTCGTGCGACGAGGCGTGACGCATGATTTCGCACCAAATCGAAGGTTCGCGGAAATGATCCGCCGTCCCGATTGCCGGGGTGCGACCCGGTTCAGGGACAGAGTTTTACTGTTCACTTTTTCCCTGTTTTTAATGCTACCACTGGCCGCAATCCTGCTTCGTGGCCTGCCTGGGTTGGCCACTGTCGCCCTCGAAGCTGGCAATCCGCTACTCGATCTGGCGAATGCGACGCTGCGCAGTTTTGCCATTGCCCTGCCTGCCGGTGTCTTTTCTGTGATGTCCGGCCTCTTGATTCTGACGCTTGCCAGCCGAGGCAAAACATTTTCAAAAATTTCCTCCATAGCGTCAGCGTTGCCCCTGATGGTGCCACCCATTGTTCTGGGGACGGGGCTGTTTCTGCTGCTTCGCCCGGCCCTTGGGCAACCCTCCGAGGGGTTGGCACTGGTGGCGCTGATAAACGGGCTGATGGCCCTGCCCTTTGTAACGCAGTTACTGAAAGGTCCTCTGACCGCACTGGATGAGAACACCGTGCGCCAGGCAGACCAGTTGGGATTGCTTGGCTGGTATCGCTGGCGCTGGCTGCACTGGCCGCGGCTGAAGCGCCCGATGGCCCTGGCAATGGCCTACGGAACCGCACTCTCTCTCGGGGATTTCGGCGTCATCGCCTTATTCGGAACGCCGGGCCAGCCTACCCTCCCGGTACTGCTATACCAGCAACTTGGCAGTTACCGTATGGAATTGGCGGCCGGCACTGCCCTATGGCTCATTGCGATGTTGTTACTGGTGTTTGCCGCCTTCAATCTTGCCAGCCACGAGCGCGGACACCGTAAACATTCGAAAAGTACCATCGAGACCCTCGCGGAGGCCCGTCATGCTTGAGGTAAAGGATCTGACCTTCCGCTATCCCGGCACGGATGCCTCCTGGAACTTTACGTTCCAGGTTAACCCATGCGAATGCATTGCCATTCAAGGTCCGAGCGGTTCGGGAAAATCCACGCTTCTGAACCTTCTGGCAGGGTTTCTGACGCCTGAATCCGGCTCTGTTCACTGGAACGGTGAGTGTCTGGAAGATCGCCCCCCATGGGATCGCCCCATCACCAGTCTGTTTCAGGAACATAATCTGTTCGAGCATCTGGATGTTCAGACCAATATCGGCCTGGGCATCCACCCCGGATTAAAACTCAGCACGGATCAAAAAAGGGCAATCTCCCGAGGGCTTGCCAACGTTGGCCTGGCGGGCTTCGAACGGCGGATGCCGGGCGATCTCTCCGGCGGTCAGCGCCAGCGAGTCGCCTTGCTGCGCGCGCTTCTTCGAGATCAACCCATCCTTCTGCTCGATGAACCTCTCACCGGGCTGGACGCCGAGGCACGAAATCAACTGCGTGAGTTACTGAAGAACCACAAGGCGAAAGGCAAAGTGCTGATACTTGCCAGCCATGACGCGGAAGACAGAAAGATACTGGCGGATAAGCAGCTGAATCTCTAAGCTGTCGTTAGCTTGATATTCAATAACTTCCCGAGTCCCGGACGCATCTGCAGATGGCATCACCCCCTTCCCAGTCCCAGGCATCTGAGCAGGCCGGTTCGCCAACCGGCAGGGTCCGATTCCATTCGGGCCGCCTGACCATTCAGGGTGATTGGACACTTGCGTGCTTTTATTCCCTGAAGCACCAATTGGCCGCACTCACTGACGATGCTCGTGCACCCGAAAACCTGGACCTAACAGGTCTGCAGAAGATTGATACAGCAGGCGCATCGCTGATCGGCTCCTTCCTGGGGCCCGATACCCTGAAACACCATGTGGCCAGTGATGACAGCCTCTCCAGGGAAAAGGCTGCCCTGCTTATGGCGGTTGCCGATTCTCTGACACGCGTGGCAAAACCCGAGAGACCCAAGGGTTCGTTAATACGCCGATCTCTTGGCAACACCGGCCAGAAAGTGGAATCAATTGCTCTTCTGCTGTGGGTGTTAACGGGATTTATCGGCCAGACACTCGGCACCCTGGCCTGGAACCTTCCGAGGCCCTGGCGCTGGCGCATGACCCCCTTCGTCGCGGCCGTTCATGATACGGGCCTGAATGCCCTGCCCATCGTGGCATTGCTCACATTCCTGGTGGGCGCTGTGGTGGCGTTTCTGGGGGCAACGGTTCTGGATGATTTTGGCGCGACCATTTATACGGTCAACCTGGTGGCATTCTCGTTCCTGCGGGAATTTGGCGTGCTTTTGGCCGCGATCCTTTTGGCGGGTCGGACTGCCAGCGCCTTTACCGCCCACATTGGCGCCATGAAGGTCAACGAAGAGCTTGATGCCATACGCACCCTGGGCCTGAATCCCATTGAACTGCTTGTTCTGCCCCGGGTAATGGCAATGATGGTGAGCCTGCCCATTCTCACCTTTGTGGGCATGATCTCGGGCATGGTTGGCGGCGCCATGGTCTGCGCCCTGGTGCTGGACATCTCCCCTACCCAGTTCACGGCCATAGTGCAGCGGGACATTGCTCTGCAGCATTTCTTCGTAGGCATCGTCAAGGCACCGATCTTTGCATTTCTGATTGCCGTGATTGGCTGCCTGGAGGGATTCAAGGTGGCTGGCAGTGCACAATCGGTGGGCGAGCACACCACCTCCAGCGTGGTTCAGTCCATCTTCATGGTAATTCTGCTGGATTCCATTGCTGCACTATTCTTTATGGAAATGGGCTGGTAAGCATGGCGGTTATGGCAGTATCCCCGAACCCTGAATCAAGAAACGAGCCGGTGATTTCCGTACGGGATCTTTGCAACCGCTTTGGCGAACACATTGTGCACGAAAACCTTGACCTGGATCTGCTTCGGGGGGAAATACTGGGTGTGGTTGGCGGGTCAGGAACCGGCAAAACCGTGCTTTTGCGCAGTATCGTCGGGCTGAACACGCCCGCCTCGGGCCATATCCGGGTGTTTGGCGAGGATCTTATCCAGCTTTCGGCGCGGGCACGTTCCCGCATAGAGCAACGCTTTGGTGTTTTGTTCCAGGGTGGCGCCCTGTTTACTTCGCTGAACCTGCAGGAGAATATCGCCGTTCCGCTGATAGAACACGCCGGCCTGAAGCGGCCCGAAGCGGAGCAGCTGGCTCGTATGAAGCTGGCTCTGACCGGCTTGCCCCCTGATGCGGCGGTACGCTATCCGTCTGAGCTTTCCGGCGGCATGGTAAAGCGGGCAGGCCTGGCCCGGGCCCTGGCCCTTGATCCGGAAATCCTGTTTCTGGATGAGCCCACAGCCGGACTGGACCCGATTGGCGCTGCCGCTTTCGACAGACTGCTCGTGACGCTTCGGGATGCTCTGGGACTCACCGTGTTTCTGGTCACCCATGATCTGGACACCCTTTACTCAACCTGTGACCGGGTTGCGGTACTGTCACAGCGCAAGGTTCTGGTTGCTGATACGCTGGAGGCAGTTGCCGCCACGGAGGACGAATGGATTCAGGACTACTTTAACGGGCTCCGTGGCCGGGCAGCCAGCTACGCATTCAGGGATCATTCGAACACACGGAATCAGGAGCAGTAACCATGGAGCCGAGGGCCCACCACCTGATCATTGGCCTGTTTACCATCCTGGCCTTTGCGGCAGCGCTGATCTTTTCCCTTTGGCTGGCGAAATCTTCCGCCGATCGGGAATGGGGCTATTACGAAATCCTGTTCGACCATGCCGTGGGTGGCCTGTCCGAAGGCAATCCTGTGCTCTACAGCGGCGTTCAGATTGGTGATGTGGTGGAGCTGAGTCTGGACCCGGACAATCCCGGCCACGTCCGGGTGCTGGTTCGAGTTGATCAGTCGGTTCCCATTCGCGAGAACACCAAAGCAGGCCTGGTGCTCGCGAACATCACCGGCAGCATGAGCGTTCAGTTCAGCGGTGGAAGTCCGGACCAGCCAGCGTTGAAGGGCGATCGTGATAACCCGTCGGTCATCGTTGCCGAGCCCTCGGCGTTCAATAGCCTGCTGGCCAACGGCGAACAACTCCTGGCCAAGGCGGACCAGCTGCTTACCAGCGCTACAGAGCTTTTATCCGGTGACAACATCGAGAACGCATCGGCCATCCTGCAAAACACGCGCGAAGCCACGGATGCACTCGTCGCCCGGCGTGACCAGCTTACCGCCCTACTCGACCAATTCGATGCCGCCGCTGTTCGCGCAGAGGAAGCCGCCATCAAAGTGTCCAGAGCTTCCGATAATGCCAACAAACTACTGCAAACCGATGGGCAACGGGTTCTGAAATCCATGGACAGAGCCCTCGCCGTTATAACCACCACCATGACGCGGATTGATGAGCTTACCCGCAACAATCAGGGGGCAATGGATGCAGGGCTTCAGGGCATGGGAGAGTTGGCACCCGCGCTGAGGGAACTGAGGGCCACCCTGCGCAGCCTGAATCAGTTTACTCACCGCCTGGAGCAAGATCCCACGGGCACTCTGTTCGGCAATGAAACGATGAAGGAGATGGCACAGTGACATTGAGGTCAATCAGAAATGTGACGCTTCTCCTCGGTGCTGCCTTTGCCAGCGGCTGCACGGTGTTTCCAAACCCGGAACCACCCAGGATTATGGACCTGGCTGTTGTCCAGGTGGTCCCGGAGGCCGAGCAACCAATTATGGCATCGCTTCGCGTAGACACGCCCTACGCCTCGGAGCCTTTTAACGGATCGCGGATTCTGGCCAAGCCCACACCTCACGAGTTCCGGGCCTACGAGGGGACCCGTTGGAGGGACACCGCGCCAGTGGTGGTCAGGGATACACTGGTCACTAGCCTTCGGAACAGTAACGCCTACACGAACGTGATTACGGATACCAACCCTGCGCAGGCTGAGTTGTCTCTGGTCACCGAACTCTCGGCGTTTCATTCGGAAACCCCTGCAAAAGGGCCGCAGGTGGTCATTGAGCTGCACCTGCAGATGATTCACAACCGTTCGCGGGCCCGACTGTGCACCCACATTGTGCGAATTGTGGAGCCGGCCTCAGGCACATCGGTTGACCAGATTGTTGAGGCCTTCGGAACCGCTGGCAGCAAGCTGGCTGCCAGGGTGATTGACTGGGCTACGACGTGTGACTATCCGTCTGGCCTGATGCCTTCTCAGGGAACAGATCAGCCCAGGCAGCCTTGAGGTAAAGCCCCATGGACCAGAGCGTCAGAATCGCGGCAATATAGAGCAGACCCAGAGCGACATTAGCCCAGAGCACGCCGGGAGGAAACGCCAGAAGGCCAACAATTGCGGCCATCTGCGCGGTGGTTTTGATCTTGCCAATGTAGGAAACCGCCACACTGTTGCGGCTGCCGATTTCCGCCATCCATTCCCGCAGTGCGGAAATGACTATTTCACGGCCGATGATCACAGTAGCCGGGATCGTCAGCAGAATCGCCGAGTGTTCCTCGATCAGGACAGCCAGCGCAACGGCCACCATGAGTTTGTCTGCCACCGGGTCGAGAAACGCGCCAAAGGGCGTGCTCTGGTCGAGTTTGCGGGCCAGGTAACCGTCGAGCCAGTCCGTGGCTGCCGCCAAACCGAAAATGGCCGCACTCACGAGGTAGCTCCACCCCACCGGCAGGTAAAAGATCACCACAAACACCGGAATCATTATGATGCGGGAGAGGGTGAGGATGTTTGGTAAATTCATGCTGTCCTTACTCGTCGTGCAATGCTGCGTATATGGTTTCGGCCAGTGATTTACTGATGCCCTGCACCTTGGCCATCTCATCAACCCCGGCCTTGCGGAGTTCCTGTATTCCGCCAAAGTAACGAATCAGGTCGCGACGCTTCTTCGGCCCCACGCCCTCAATGCCTTCCAGTGTAGACTGCCGCCGCTTTTTGTCCCTGCGGGCCCGGTGCCCGGTAATCGCGAAGCGGTGGGACTCATCCCGGATGTGCTGGATAAGGTGCAACGCTGGCGAATCCGTCGGCACCCGGAACACATCGCCGGTCATGGCGTCAATCAGCTGCTCCATGCCTGCACGTCGGGTCACGCCCTTGGCAACACCAATCAGCGGGATGTCTGAAATCTCAAGCTCATCAAAGACTTCCCGGGCAATGTTCAACTGCCCCTTACCACCGTCGATGAACACCAGATCCGGGCGCTTGCCCTCCCCGGCCACCATCCGCTTGTAGCGACGGGAAAGCACCTGACGCATGGCGGCGTAATCATCGCCGGCAGTGACGCCTTCGATATTGTACAGCCTGTAATCGCTCTTCAGGGGGCCATTCTCATCGAAAACCACACAGGATGCGACGGTATTTTCCCCGTGGCTGTGGCTGATGTCGAAACACTCCATGCGCGACGGGGTCTCAGCCAGCTCCAGCAGGTCGCGTAGGGCCAGTAACCGCCGGTACACCGTTTCCTTGCTGGCAAGGTGTGTGAGCAATGTCTGACGGGCGTTGGTCATGGCCAGTTCAAGCCAGCGACGTCGTTCACCCCGAACATTGCCGCGAATCCGGGTTTCCCGGTTCGCCGACTCCGTGAGTGCCTCGGCCAACAGTTCCTGACCTTCCACCTCAACCGGTACCAGGATATCCCGTGGAATCTCCCGGCGGGTGTTGCCACCAAAATAATACTGGCCAAGGAAGGCGCTGAGCAGTTCGCCTTCGGCCTGCTCGATGGAGTAGCGCGGGAAGTAGTCCTTGGTGCCCAGCACCCGGCCACCGCGCACAATGATCACCACGATGCAGACGATACCCGCATCCTGGGCAATGGCGATCACATCCGCGTCGCCGCCCTCGCCGTCTACCGACTGCTGCTCCTGAACATGGCGCAGATGGTTGATCTGGTCCCGGTAAGCCGCCGCTTTCTCGAACTCCAGATTCTTCGAGGCGGCTTCCATGGCATTCATCAGATCGTGGAGGATCGCCGGGTTCTTGCCCTCCAGAAACATGCTCGCATGGCGGATGTCCTGCTGGTATTCCTCTGGCGTAATATAGCCCACACAAGGTGCCGTGCAGCGGTTGATCTGGTATTGCAGGCACGGCCTTGTTCGATTCCTGAAAAAGCTTTCACTACAGTTTCTTATGCGGAAAATCTTCTGTAGTACATTAAGACTTTCCTTGACCGCGCCCGAGCTGGGAAACGGCCCGAACCAGGTGCCGCCACCTTTTTTGGTCCGTCCACGACGAAACGTAAGCGAGGGGTAATCACTGTGGGAAGACAGATAGATATAGGGGTAGGACTTATCGTCACGGAGCAGGATGTTATAGGGCGGCCGTAACGATTTGATCAGATTCTGTTCGAGCAGCAGCGCCTCGGTTTCACTGCCGGTAATCGTCACCTCAATAGAGGCAATCTTGCTTACCAGAGCTTCCGTTTTGGGTGCCAGGCCGGTCTTGCGGAAGTAGCTGCCAACCCGCTTTTTCAGGTTGCGGGCCTTGCCCACGTACAACACCGAACCACCCTCGTCGTACATTCGGTAGACGCCAGGCCGCTCGGTAAGCTGTTTCAGGAAGCTCTTGCTGTCAAACTCCCCGATGTGGGTACTCTCAGGGTCAGACCTTGTCGGCATCAAGCAACCCGAGCCGCACTGCCATCAGGGCCAATTCAACATCACTGGAAATTTCCAGCTTCTCGAAAATCCGGTAGCGGTAGCTGTTTACGGTCTTGGGGCTCAGGCAGAGTTTGTCCGAGATGTCCTGAACTTTCTGGCAGTCCACTACCATCATGGCAATTTGCATTTCCCGCTCGGAAAGCCGGTCGAACAGCGTTAGCTCGCCGTCTTCGTCCCGGTCGCCACCGCTGAGCTGTTTCAAGGCCATTTTCTGGGCAATTTCCGGACTGATGTAGCGCTGGCCAGTGTGGGCCATACGAATGGCGCGCACCATCTCTTTGATGTCAGCACCTTTGGTGATGTAAGCCGTGGCGCCGCTTTGCATGACGCGGGTCGGATAGGGATCGTCCGCGCAGGCGGTTACCACAATCACGCGAATGGAATCATCAATGCGGAGTATACGACGGGTTGCCTCGAGGCCCCCGATGCCCGGCATGCGGATATCCATGAGTACAATGTCCGGCCGCTCCTGGCGGACGAAATCAATGGCATCCTCTCCGGATGACGCCTGCCCGATGACTTCAATGTCCGGGTTGTCAGCCAGCATCCGGGTAATACCGGACCTCACCAGCTCATGGTCATCTACAACCAGTACCCTGATCAAAATTCACCTCGCACACGGCTTTCGGGAAAACAGCGCGATTGTAACGTTTAGTTCCGGTCCCGGGTAGGTGCAAACACAAATACCGTGACACACCCGACGCCTAAACCGGCACACCAAGCCCGGCGGTGTTTTCCACAGGGTCAAACCAGACCACCAGATCTCCCCGGCGCACCGCAGACATTACCCTGCTCTGTTCGCCCATGGGGTTTTCGGTGTCGTTCAGACCGTGGTATCGGGTGCAGTACTCTTCCACCAGGCCCTGAAGCTGATCTTCCGTCAGCAACTCGGTGTCAACGATGAATTTTTCCTGTCTGGGATCTTGCTCGGGCTGGTTTTCGGTGGTGTCAGTCATGCTATCTCCTGTGAAGTTCCATGGTACGGATAAACGCCGAGGGAATGAAGGT contains:
- the thiB gene encoding thiamine ABC transporter substrate binding subunit, with protein sequence MPKLILFLLAGVALPLLAHAQGNETLTVYTHPSFAAEWGPGPGVKAAFEQQCDCTLDYVVLESGGDILQRLRLEGSSTGADVVLGLDTGTMETARQTGLLTPHKIGLDALDLPVDWDDSLFVPYDWGYFAFVYDTEQLPNPPESLEELVNSPDDVQIIIQDPRTSTPGLGLLLWMKAVYGDQAGEKWQALSDNILTTTKSWSDGYFSLFMNGEAPMILSYSTSPAYHMAIDKTDRYQAAQFKEGHYLQVEVAALVEPSDQKALAREFLQFILTPDFQRHIPLKNVMYPAIDLGDELPAVFDRLIQPEATLFIDPAEVAEQRKAWLDEWLNAMIP
- a CDS encoding ABC transporter ATP-binding protein; its protein translation is MAVSPNPESRNEPVISVRDLCNRFGEHIVHENLDLDLLRGEILGVVGGSGTGKTVLLRSIVGLNTPASGHIRVFGEDLIQLSARARSRIEQRFGVLFQGGALFTSLNLQENIAVPLIEHAGLKRPEAEQLARMKLALTGLPPDAAVRYPSELSGGMVKRAGLARALALDPEILFLDEPTAGLDPIGAAAFDRLLVTLRDALGLTVFLVTHDLDTLYSTCDRVAVLSQRKVLVADTLEAVAATEDEWIQDYFNGLRGRAASYAFRDHSNTRNQEQ
- a CDS encoding MlaE family ABC transporter permease, producing the protein MASPPSQSQASEQAGSPTGRVRFHSGRLTIQGDWTLACFYSLKHQLAALTDDARAPENLDLTGLQKIDTAGASLIGSFLGPDTLKHHVASDDSLSREKAALLMAVADSLTRVAKPERPKGSLIRRSLGNTGQKVESIALLLWVLTGFIGQTLGTLAWNLPRPWRWRMTPFVAAVHDTGLNALPIVALLTFLVGAVVAFLGATVLDDFGATIYTVNLVAFSFLREFGVLLAAILLAGRTASAFTAHIGAMKVNEELDAIRTLGLNPIELLVLPRVMAMMVSLPILTFVGMISGMVGGAMVCALVLDISPTQFTAIVQRDIALQHFFVGIVKAPIFAFLIAVIGCLEGFKVAGSAQSVGEHTTSSVVQSIFMVILLDSIAALFFMEMGW
- the thiP gene encoding thiamine/thiamine pyrophosphate ABC transporter permease, which encodes MQRSLSAPLSRPAWQVVPGLIIALVLLALTLAGLAALVWRAPLPAVSELWENRYLANVIRFTVWQATLSTVISLSLGLAIALALVRQPRFPGRSLLLRIMELSLVLPTIVAVSGLIGIYGRQGWLTTLVGDWTSASWNLYGLKGILLAHVFFNAPLAGRILLQALESVPSTQRRVASQLGLRGWWLWRTLDWPAVRSVLPALCALVFTLCFTSFAIVMTLGGGPASTTLEVAIYQSLRFEFDFGRAAQLAMVQLSICGALWLLVVRRGVTHDFAPNRRFAEMIRRPDCRGATRFRDRVLLFTFSLFLMLPLAAILLRGLPGLATVALEAGNPLLDLANATLRSFAIALPAGVFSVMSGLLILTLASRGKTFSKISSIASALPLMVPPIVLGTGLFLLLRPALGQPSEGLALVALINGLMALPFVTQLLKGPLTALDENTVRQADQLGLLGWYRWRWLHWPRLKRPMALAMAYGTALSLGDFGVIALFGTPGQPTLPVLLYQQLGSYRMELAAGTALWLIAMLLLVFAAFNLASHERGHRKHSKSTIETLAEARHA
- a CDS encoding outer membrane protein assembly factor BamE, with the translated sequence MNEKHVKLFCAVVLASIALSGCATSGGNQSAFSNAAEGVKEGVGAVAEGVGNAVGGLFQPYTNGVKVSDQDLDRLQSGMTSAEVEQILGFPPEINESNGQEIWSYPYTEIRHFGGNTNETTIVRFDTNGELVKAYKTNSRNSPTGNPLVDASNGVN
- a CDS encoding ATP-binding cassette domain-containing protein — protein: MLEVKDLTFRYPGTDASWNFTFQVNPCECIAIQGPSGSGKSTLLNLLAGFLTPESGSVHWNGECLEDRPPWDRPITSLFQEHNLFEHLDVQTNIGLGIHPGLKLSTDQKRAISRGLANVGLAGFERRMPGDLSGGQRQRVALLRALLRDQPILLLDEPLTGLDAEARNQLRELLKNHKAKGKVLILASHDAEDRKILADKQLNL